A stretch of the Persephonella sp. genome encodes the following:
- a CDS encoding histone deacetylase, whose amino-acid sequence MRKVGYIYDEIYLKHDTGEGHPESPQRLIAINEYVDLIKDKLIFIKPRRATAQDVAMIHDPYYPQEIMDLCSAGGTYLDPDTRCSVFSYEAALYAVGAGLEAVDRLKKGEVERVFAAVRPPGHHAEYSKAMGFCIFNNISIAARYAQKKGYKKVFIIDFDAHHGNGTQKAFYEDDTVFYFSTHEYPFYPGTGSKEEKGKGKGYGYTYNVPLPAGTGDDVYEKVYSEELPPLIERFDPDIIMVSAGYDLHMDDPLTYLEVTTEGIGKIVENILKTKDVPFLFMLEGGYNLIALGESVKLTIEKMLQV is encoded by the coding sequence ATGAGGAAGGTTGGTTACATATACGATGAGATATACCTGAAACACGACACAGGCGAAGGACATCCTGAATCTCCCCAGAGGCTTATCGCCATAAATGAGTATGTTGATCTGATAAAGGATAAGTTGATATTCATAAAGCCAAGAAGGGCAACAGCACAGGATGTTGCGATGATTCATGATCCTTACTACCCGCAGGAGATAATGGATCTTTGCTCTGCAGGGGGAACATACCTTGATCCTGATACAAGATGTTCTGTTTTTTCCTATGAAGCCGCTCTTTATGCTGTAGGTGCAGGGCTTGAGGCTGTTGACAGGTTGAAAAAGGGAGAGGTTGAAAGGGTATTTGCTGCTGTCAGACCTCCGGGACATCACGCAGAATACTCAAAAGCTATGGGTTTCTGTATATTTAACAACATCTCTATAGCTGCAAGATACGCACAGAAAAAAGGGTATAAAAAGGTTTTTATTATTGATTTTGATGCCCATCATGGAAATGGAACACAGAAGGCATTTTATGAAGATGATACCGTTTTTTACTTCTCAACCCATGAATACCCTTTTTATCCTGGAACAGGATCAAAAGAGGAGAAGGGAAAAGGGAAAGGATACGGATACACATATAATGTTCCTCTTCCTGCAGGGACAGGGGATGACGTTTATGAGAAGGTTTATTCTGAAGAACTTCCACCTCTAATAGAAAGGTTTGATCCAGACATAATAATGGTATCTGCAGGATACGATCTTCACATGGATGATCCCTTGACATATCTTGAGGTAACAACAGAAGGGATAGGAAAGATAGTGGAGAATATTTTAAAAACAAAGGATGTTCCTTTTCTTTTTATGTTAGAGGGAGGATACAACCTTATCGCACTTGGAGAAAGTGTAAAACTGACTATTGAAAAGATGCTTCAGGTATGA
- a CDS encoding NYN domain-containing protein — translation MLGIFRKKKTKVVYRYPNERVVIFIDGGNMFHATNALKIKINYKKLVEILRKDRWLLRAYFYTGIPSGDLPKDVREQLRKQMGFLKELQNLGIKVKTMPLKKTPEGYIEKGIDILIATDMISLAFKNAYDTVVLVSGDSDFVPVVEKIQELGKRIENASFKKTSSYELRRVCDEFILLDNIKHRFTTPLIQEKTEAEKGIFTDILKKLRSLFRGGKR, via the coding sequence ATGTTAGGAATATTCAGAAAGAAAAAAACAAAGGTTGTTTACAGATATCCAAATGAAAGAGTTGTTATATTTATTGACGGCGGGAATATGTTCCACGCAACAAATGCATTAAAGATAAAGATAAACTATAAAAAGCTTGTTGAGATACTCCGAAAGGATAGATGGCTTTTGAGGGCTTATTTTTATACAGGTATCCCTTCTGGAGACCTTCCAAAGGATGTGAGGGAACAGCTGAGAAAGCAGATGGGATTTTTGAAGGAGCTCCAGAATTTGGGGATAAAGGTAAAGACCATGCCTCTTAAAAAAACACCTGAAGGGTATATAGAAAAAGGAATAGATATCCTAATAGCAACAGATATGATAAGTCTTGCTTTTAAAAACGCCTACGATACTGTTGTTCTTGTGAGTGGTGACAGCGATTTTGTTCCTGTAGTTGAAAAAATTCAGGAACTTGGAAAAAGGATTGAGAATGCATCTTTCAAAAAAACAAGCTCATACGAGCTCAGAAGAGTTTGTGATGAGTTTATACTCCTTGACAACATAAAACACAGGTTCACAACACCTCTCATACAGGAAAAAACAGAAGCTGAAAAAGGAATTTTTACAGATATATTAAAAAAGTTAAGAAGCTTATTCAGAGGTGGTAAAAGATGA
- a CDS encoding UDP-N-acetylmuramoyl-L-alanyl-D-glutamate--2,6-diaminopimelate ligase, which yields MKTKKIDQLFEKKEIVNTGKDKYITGLSNNSKDIKNGYVFFAIKGTIADGHSFAEEAIKKGASAVVVQDADIAKKMKEKYPDVWVFLVKDTRKKQAEVSRKFYDFPDKKVKIIGITGTNGKTTVSYLISQLIEKSGRKTGIIGTIDYRVGDVVISEGRTTPDSIQWFKILKQMSDLGAEYVVAEVSSHALDQMRVYGTKFSGAVFTNLSQDHLDYHKNMEEYFLAKERLFDMLDRETPAVVNTDDIYGKRLYSRFNKNISGVGTQNNPEFKIEDIKLSEKGSSFFLHWKNKKIPVKTKLIGLFNVYNTALSISILLKMGFSPEFLSKASEDLKPVRGRLERIEGNGFSVFVDYAHTPDALKNVLQTLKALKKGRLITVFGAGGDRDRSKRPLMGEVASELSDIVIITSDNPRSEDPIKIIEDIKSGIKGNSFKVIPDREKAIKEAVYTASEGDIILIAGKGHESYQIVGKDIIPFDDLKVAKKYIKKRQQVLPRQEKY from the coding sequence ATGAAAACAAAAAAAATAGATCAGCTTTTTGAAAAAAAAGAGATAGTAAACACTGGAAAAGATAAATATATAACCGGTCTATCAAATAACTCAAAAGATATCAAAAACGGGTATGTTTTTTTTGCAATAAAAGGAACAATTGCAGACGGACACAGCTTTGCTGAGGAGGCTATAAAAAAAGGGGCTTCTGCTGTTGTTGTTCAGGATGCAGACATAGCTAAAAAGATGAAGGAAAAATATCCAGATGTATGGGTTTTTTTGGTTAAAGACACCAGAAAAAAACAGGCTGAAGTCTCAAGGAAGTTTTATGATTTCCCTGATAAAAAAGTAAAAATAATAGGAATAACAGGAACAAACGGTAAAACGACAGTTTCCTATCTAATATCACAGCTTATAGAAAAATCAGGCAGAAAAACAGGAATAATCGGAACGATAGATTACAGGGTTGGGGATGTGGTGATATCTGAAGGAAGGACAACCCCAGACTCTATACAGTGGTTCAAAATCCTGAAGCAGATGTCTGATCTGGGAGCAGAGTATGTTGTTGCTGAGGTTTCTTCACATGCCCTTGATCAGATGAGGGTTTACGGAACTAAATTTTCAGGAGCTGTGTTTACAAATCTTTCACAGGATCATCTTGATTACCACAAAAATATGGAGGAGTATTTTTTAGCAAAGGAAAGGCTGTTTGATATGCTGGACAGAGAAACTCCTGCCGTTGTTAACACAGATGATATATATGGAAAAAGGCTTTACAGCAGATTTAATAAAAATATCTCTGGAGTTGGAACACAGAATAATCCAGAATTTAAAATAGAAGACATAAAACTTTCTGAAAAAGGCTCCTCCTTTTTTCTGCACTGGAAAAACAAGAAAATACCTGTAAAAACAAAGCTTATAGGTCTTTTTAATGTTTACAACACGGCTCTTTCAATATCTATCCTGCTGAAAATGGGATTTTCACCTGAATTTCTGTCCAAAGCTTCAGAAGACCTTAAGCCTGTTAGGGGAAGGCTTGAGAGAATAGAAGGAAACGGTTTTTCTGTTTTTGTTGATTATGCCCACACCCCTGATGCATTGAAAAATGTTCTTCAGACCCTTAAAGCTTTAAAAAAAGGAAGGCTTATTACAGTTTTTGGTGCAGGTGGAGACAGGGACAGATCAAAAAGACCTTTAATGGGAGAGGTTGCATCTGAACTTTCTGATATTGTGATCATAACATCTGATAACCCAAGATCAGAAGATCCTATAAAAATAATTGAAGACATAAAATCAGGTATCAAGGGAAACAGCTTCAAGGTAATTCCTGACAGGGAAAAAGCCATAAAAGAGGCTGTTTATACAGCGTCAGAAGGGGATATAATCCTTATCGCAGGAAAAGGGCATGAGAGCTACCAGATTGTAGGAAAAGATATAATCCCTTTTGATGATCTGAAAGTAGCAAAAAAGTATATAAAAAAGAGGCAGCAGGTGCTGCCCAGGCAGGAAAAGTACTAA